Below is a window of Streptomyces sp. ITFR-16 DNA.
CTACATCGGAGCCGTCGAGGCGATACCCGGCATTGTGCCGCTCGTCGAACGGCTCCGGGACGCGGGCGCCGCCTACGACCTCGACGGCGATGTGTACTTCTCCGTCGACACCGACCCGCACTTCGGCGAGGTCTCCAACCTCGACGCCGAGGCGATGCGCCTGCTGTCCGCCGAGCGCGGCGGCGACCCGGAGCGCCCCGGCAAGAAGAACCCCCTGGACCCGATGCTCTGGATGGCCGCCCGCGAGGGCGAGCCGAGCTGGGACGGGGGCTCGCTCGGGGCCGGCCGGCCCGGCTGGCACATCGAGTGCGTCGCCATCGCCCTGGACCACCTCGGCATGGGCTTCGACATCCAGGGCGGCGGCTCCGACCTCGCCTTCCCGCACCACGAGATGGGCGCCTCGCACGCCCAGGTACTGACCGGCGAGCACCCGTTCGCCCAGGCGTACGTGCACGCCGGGATGGTCGGCCTGGACGGCGAGAAGATGTCCAAGTCGAGGGGCAACCTGGTCTTCGTCTCGACGCTGCGCCGCGACGGCGTGGACCCGGCGGCGATCCGGCTCGCCCTGCTCTCGCACCACTACCGCTCCGACTGGGAGTGGACCGACCAGATCCTCGCCGATGCCGTGGCCCGGCTCGCCCGCTGGCGCGCCGCCGTCTCGCGCCCCGACGGGCTGTCCGCCGACGCGCTGGTCGAGGAGGTCCGCGCGGCCCTCGCCGACGATCTGGACGCCCCGGCCGCGCTGGCCGCCGTCGACCGCTGGGCCGAGCGGCAGACCGCCGAGGGCGGCACGGACGAGGGGGCGCCGGGACTCGTCTCGCGCACCGTCGATGCCCTGCTGGGTGTCGCGCTGTAACCGCCCGCCGTATTACGCCCGTTCACCGGCCCCGAACTTCTTGATGAAGTTCGGGGCCGGTTCCGTTTTGTCCATGGTCAAATGCTCGATGCTGCGCTAAAAGCGCTCTATGCAATCATCAACGCGCATCAGATCGGCAGTAGTTGCAGCGCTGCTGGGACTGCTCGCCGTCCTCACGGGACCGGGCAGCGCCCGCGCGGCCGACCCGGCCCCCGCCGGCACGACCGTCGGCGACCTCACCGGCTTCTCGGCCGACGGGCCCGTCTACCGGCTGACGGCCGGGGCCGCGAAGGCCCGCGTCAGCTTTGTGTCCGAGGAGACGTTCCGTATCGAACTCGCCCCGGACGGCACCTTCCAGGACCCGGCGGGCGACGCCATCGTCCTGCCGCAGGGCAAGCCGCCCCGCACCCGCTGGAAGGAGCGCGCCGACCGCTACGACCTGTCCACCGGAAGCGTCACGCTGCGTGTGTACAAGTCGCCCCTGCGGTTCGCCCTGTACCGGGCCGACGGCAGCCGGGTGTGGTCCGAGGCGAAGGGGCTGAGCTGGGACGCGGACAAGACCACCCAGACCCTGGCGCGCGGCGCCGACGAGCAGTTCTACGGCGCCGGGATGCAGAACGGGCGGGGCAACACCTCGCACCGCGACAAGACCGTCGAGGTCGGCGTCGACTACAACTGGAACGACGGCGGCCACCCCAACTCGGTGCCGTTCTACCTCTCCTCGGCCGGCTACGGCGTCTTCCGCAACACCTTCGCCCCCGGGACCTACGCCTTCACCGACCCGGTGACCACCACCGAGCAGGAACAGCGCTTCGACGCCTACTACTTCGCGGGCGACAGCGCCAAGGACGTCATAGGCCAGTACACGAAGCTCACCGGGAAGCCGTTTCTGCCGCCGGTGTACGGCCTGGAGATGGGCGACTCCGACTGCTACCTGCACAACGCCAACCGGGGTGAGCGCCGCACCCTGGACGCGCTGAAGGTCGCCAACGGCTACGTCGAGAACGACATGCCGAACGGCTGGATGCTCGTCAACGACGGTTACGGCTGCGGCTACGAGGACCTCGCGGAGACCGCGAAGGGCCTCCAGGACCGCGACATGGAGCTGGGCCTGTGGACCGAGGACGGCATCGACAAGATCGGTGACCAGGTCAGGGCGGGCCAGCGCGTCGCCAAGCTGGACGTGGCCTGGGTCGGCGACGGCTACAAGTTCGCCCTGGACGGCTGCAAGGACGCGTACAAGGGCATCGAGGACAACAGCGACGCGCGCGGCTTCACCTACGCCCCCGAGAGCTGGTCGGGCGCGCAGCGCTGCGGTGTCCAGTGGTCCGGCGACCAGTCCGGAAGCTGGGAGTACATCCGCTGGCAGATCCCGACCTACGCGGGCGCCACGATGTCCGGCCTCGCCTACACCACGGGTGACGTCGACGGCATCTTCGGCGGCAGCGCCAAGACGTACACCCGTGACCTGCAGTGGAAGATGTTCCTCGGGACCACGATGACCATGGACGGCTGGGCGGCCAGCGACAAGCAGCCCTTCCGCTACGGCGAGCCGTACACCTCGATCAACCGCGACTACCTCAAGCTCAAGGAGTCGCTGCTGCCCTACCAGTACTCCTACGCGCACGAGGCGACCGAGACCGGGGTCGGCATGGTCCGTCCGCTGGCCCTGGAGTACCCGGACGACCCGAAGGCGGCTACGGACGCGGCGAAGTACGAGTTCATGTCGGGCGAGGACTTCCTCGTCGCCCCGGTCTACCAGGACAGCACCGAGCGCGACGGCATCTACCTGCCCAAGGGCACCTGGACCGACTACTGGACCGGGCGCACCTACCAGGGGCCGACGACCGTCGACGGCTACAGCGCCCCGCTCGACACCCTGCCGCTGTTCGTCAAGGGCGGCGCCAGTGTGCCGATGTGGCCGGGCATCCGCTCGTACAAGGACCGCACGGCCGGCTCCCCGCTGGCCTGGGACATCTACCCGCAGGGCACGTCGTCGTTCACGCTGTACGAGGACGACGGCGTGACCCGCGAGCACCGCGACGGCGCATACGCCACCCAGACCGCCGACGTGCGTGCTCCGGCGGAGGGCGCGGGCGACATCACCGTGAACATCGGTGAGAGCAAGGGGAAGTTCACGGGCAAGCAGAGCACCCGGCCGTACGAGTTCACCGTGCACACCGGCTCCGAGCCCGGCGCGGTGAAGCTGGCCGGCAAGCTGCCCCGGCTCGGCTCGGCCGCCGCCTACGCGAAGGCGAAGCAGGGCTGGTGGTACGACCGCGACGACCGGGGCGGCGTGGTGAAGATCAAGACCGCCCCGCTGTCCACGGGCAAGAAGTTCTCCCTGAAGCTGGAGGACACCAGCGCGGTCGGCGGGCGGAACGCGTCCGCGACGGCCTCGCTGTCGGTGCCGCAGGGCCAGGAGACCGGCGCGGGCACCGCGAGCACGGTGGCCGTCGACGTGACCGCCGGCAAGGCCGATGTGACGGGCGCCGCGCTCACCCTCGACGTCCCCGAGGGCTGGCAGGTCACCCCGGCGAAGACCGTCGACCGGATCCCGGCGGGCACCACCCGGCGGGTCGAGGTCCGGGTCACCCCGGCCGAGGACGCCAAGGCGGGCGAGGCGAGGGTCACCGCCCTCGCGCGCTACCGGTCGGCGGGCGAGTCCCGCACGGCCGCCCAGCGGTTCGCCGCATCCGTCATGCCGGCACCGCCCTCGGGCGAGGTGTGGGCGAGCGATCTTGAGTGGCTGACCTCGGCCAACGGCTACGGACCGGCGGAACGCGACCGCAGCAACGGCGAGTCGGGCGCGGCCGACGGCCATCCGCTCACCCTGGCCGGGAAGGTGTACGAGAAGGGGATCGGCACCCACGCCGACTCCGACATCGAGGTCTATCTCGGCGGACAGTGCGCGAAGTTCACCGCGGACGCCGGGATCGACGACGAGATCGACGGCTACGGCGAGGTGGCGTTCTCCGTCGAGGCTGACGGCAAGGTGCTGTGGACCTCGCCGAAGGTGACCGGGGCATCGGAGACCGTACCGGTCGATGTGGACGTCACCGGGGCGCGGCATGTGCGCCTCAAGGTCACGGACACCAACGGGTCCAAGACCGGTGACCACGGGGACTGGGGCGCGGCGCGCTTCGTCTGTTCCTGAGTGACGGCGGTACGGCGACAGGGGAGCCGGGCGGGTGCGTACCCGCCCGGCTCCGCGCTGCCCGGGTCAGTCCTCGGACGGCCGGTCGGGGCCGGCGTCCGGGCCGTTGCCGGGGCCGTCCTCCTGCGCGCCGCCGTCCTGTGGGCCGGCATCCTGCGCGCCGCCGTCCTGCGGGCCGTCGGATGCTTCCGCCGGGCCGCTGCCGCCGGTGTCCGGACCGGTCCCGGCCCCGCCCCCGGGACCGCTCACCGGCCCCGGCCCGGTCTCCGGGCGGATCGGCTTCGGCGGCCTGGTGCGGCCGCTCGACGTGTCCCGCAGATACGTGCCGTCGCCGCCCTCCGTCGCATGACCGCCGGGCGGTCCGCCGGGGCCGGGGTCCCGGCGCCGCAGATAGCGTTCGAACTCGCGGGCGATGGCCTCGCCGCTCGCCTCCGGAAGCTCCGCGGTGTCCCGGGCCTCCTCCAGCGTCTGCACGTACTCCGCCACCTCGCTGTCCTCGGCGGCCAGTTGATCCACCCCCAGCTGCCAGGCGCGGGCGTCCTCGGGGAGTTCGCCCAGCGGGATGCGCAGCCCGATGAGGTCCTCCAGACGGTTCAGCAGCGCCAGCGTGGCCTTCGGGTTGGGCGGCTGCGACACATAGTGCGGCACCGCCGCCCACAGGCTCACCGCGGGCACGCCGGCGTGCGTGCACGCCTCCTGGAGGATGCCGACGATGCCGGTCGGCCCCTCGTACCTGGTCTCCTCCAGGTCCATGGTCCGCGCCAGGTCCGGATCGGACGTGACCCCGCTGACCGGCACCGGACGGGTGTGCGGGGTGTCGCCGAGCAGCGCACCGAGCACCACGACCATCTCGACGCCCAGCTCATGGGCGAAGCCCAGGATCTCGTTGCAGAACGAGCGCCAGCGCATGGACGGTTCGATGCCCCGGACCAGGACGAGGTCGCGGGGCTTGTCGCCGCCGATGCGGACCACGGAGAGCCGGGTGGTCGGCCAGGTGATCTTGCGCACCCCGCCGTCCAGAAAGACGGTCGGGCGGTTGACCTGGAAGTCGTAGTAGTCCTCGGCGTCCAGCGCCGCGAACACCTCGCCCTTCCACTCCCGGTCCAGGTGCGCGACCGCCGTGGAGGCGGCATCACCTGCGTCGTTCCACCCCTCGAACGCGGCCACCATGACCGGGTCGATCAGCTCGGGAACCCCCTCGAGCTCGATCACCCAGGCCTCCTTCCGAAGTTCCCTTGCGTACGGAACAACCTTACGGCTTCCGGCCACCCGCGCCGCCGTCCTCGGGCACGGCCGGGTGAACCCGGGCCACCGGGGTGCATCACCGGCCGAATAGGGGCATCAGTCTCGCAAGACATCCGAGCTGTGGGGGTATTTTTCGGCCCGGCTCTGGACGTTGGGCGCTTCAGGGAGCTATACATCGGATGACCAGAGCAGAGGTCCGATGTTATTTCCCCTGGGGGCGCACATGAGTCAGACCGTCACGGATTTCGAGGTCCACGACATCCGGTTTCCGACCTCGGAACAACTGGACGGTTCGGACGCCATGAACCCCGACCCCGACTACTCCGCGGCCTATGTCGTCCTGCGCACCGACGCCCGGGACGGCGCCGGCGCCGGTGCCGAGGGACATGGCTTCTGCTTCACCATCGGACGCGGCAACGAGGTGATGGCCGCCGCCATCGAGGCCCTGCGGCCCCATCTCACCGGGCGCCCCGTGCCCCGTACCGCCGCCGCGCTCGGCGCCCTGTACCGCGAGCTCACCCACGATTCCCAACTGCGCTGGCTGGGGCCCGAGAAGGGCGTGATGCACATGGCGGCCGGCGCGGTCGTCAACGCGGCCTGGGACCTGGCGGCGAAGCTGGCGGACAGACCCGTCTGGCAGTTCCTGGCGGAGATGACACCGGAGGACCTGGTCTCCCTCGTCGACTTCCGCTACCTCACCGACGCGCTCACCCCCGACGAGGCGCTGGCCATCCTGCGCGGCGCCGAGCCGGGCCGGGCCGCCCGCGCCGAGCGGCTGCGGGCCGAGGGGTACCCCGCCTACACCACCTCGCCCGGCTGGCTCGGCTACTCCGACGACAAGCTGGTCCGGCTGGCGAAGGAGGCCGTCGCCGACGGCTTCACCCAGATCAAGCTGAAGGTCGGCGGCGACATCGGCGACGACGTCCGCAGGATGGCCCTCGCCCGGGAGGCCGTCGGCACCGACGTGCGGATCGCCGTCGACGCCAACCAGCGCTGGGACGTCGCCGACGCGGTGGAGTGGATGAACCGGCTCGCGCCCTACGAGCCGCACTGGATCGAGGAGCCGACCAGTCCCGACGACATCCTGGGCCACGCCGCCGTCCGGGCCGGCCAGCCGGTCAAGGTCGCCACCGGCGAACACGTCGCCAACCGCGTCGTGTTCAAACAGCTCCTCCAGGCGGGCGCGGTCGACTTCGTCCAGATCGACGCGGCCCGGGTCGCGGGCGTCAACGAGAACCTGGCGATCCTGCTGCTCGCCGCCAAGTACGGCGTGCCGGTCTGCCCGCACGCCGGCGGGGTCGGGCTGTGCGAGCTGGTCCAGCACCTGTCGATGTTCGACTACGTGGCGGTCTCCGGCACCTGGGACGACCGGGTGATCGAGTACGTCGACCATCTCCACGAACACTTCGTCGACCCCACCGTGATCGAGGCGGGCCGCTACACCGCCCCGGTGTCCCCGGGCTTCTCCGCCCGGATGCGCCCCGAGTCGATCGCCGCACACCGCTATCCGGAGGGCCCCGTCTGGCAGGCCCGCCGCACCACCGAGGAGGACGCCCGATGACCGGCACACGCGACTTCGAGGGGATGAACGCCCTGGTGACGGGAGGTGCCTCCGGTATCGGGGCGGCCGTCGCCACCCTGCTGCTGGAGCGCGGTGCGCGCGTCGCGGTCCTCGACCGGGACACCAAGGGCGCGCCGGAGGGCACCCTCGCCGTCGAGGCGGACGTCACCGACGACGCCGCCGTGCGCGCGGCGGTGGACCGGGCCGCCGCCGAGCTCGGCTCCCTGCACACGCTCGTGTCGAACGCCGGCATCGGCTCCATCGGCACCGTCGAGGACAACGACGACACCGAATGGGCCCGGGTGCTGGACGTCAACGTCCTCGGCATGGTCCGCACCGCCCGGCACGCGCTGCCCCATCTGCGCGCCGCAGTCGCCGAACGCCCCGGGGCCGTCTCGATCACCCAGACCTGTTCCATCGCCGCGACCGCCGGGCTGCCCCAGCGTGCTCTGTACAGCGCGAGCAAGGGCGCGGTCCTCTCGCTGACCCTCGCCATGGCCGCCGACCACGTCCGCGAGGGCATCCGGGTCAACTGTGTCAACCCGGGTACGGCCGACACCCCGTGGATCGGCCGGCTGCTGGGCCGGGCCGAGGACCCGGACGCCGAGCGCGCCGCCCTCGACGCCCGCCAGCCGCTGGGCCGGCTGGTCTCCGCCGACGAGGTGGCCGCCGCGATCGTCTACCTCGCCGGCCCCGCCGCGGCCTCCGTGACGGGCACGGCGCTGGCGGTCGACGGCGGGATGCAGGGACTGCGCCTGCGCCCCGCCGGCAGCTGACCGGGGCCCCGGGCCCGAGCCGCACCACCCGCACCACGCACCGCCGCAACGCGATCAGAGCTTCGAGCCGGTACTCCACAAAGGAACGGGACACCAATGAGAGTGCGTACGACGAGTGCGGCCGCCTGCGCCGTACTGCTGGCCGTCACTGCCCTCGCGGGCTGCAACCGCGAATCGTCGGACAGCGGCGCGGGCGGCGGAAAGGTCGGCATCGACCTGCCGCGCAGCGACAGCGACTTCTGGAACTCCTACCAGAACTACGTCCAGAAGGGCGTCAAGGACGGCGAGGTCGAGGCGCTGCCGCTGACCAACTCGCAGAACGACATCGGCAAGCTGGTCGCCAACGTCCAGACCTTCAGCGACCAGGGCGCCAAGGCCGTGGTGATGGCCCCGCAGGACACCGGCGCGATAGCCGAGTCGCTCAACACGCTGAACGAGAAGAAGATCCCGGTCATCAGCGTCGACACCCGCCCGGACAAGGGCGACGTCTACATGGTGGTGCGCGCCGACAACAAGGCGTACGGGACCAACGCCTGCAAGTACCTCGGCGAGCAGCTCAAGGGCAAGGGCAAGGTCGTCGAGTTCCAGGGCGACCTGTCCTCCATCAACGGCCGCGACCGCTCCGAGGCCTTCAAGGCGTGCATGGACAAGGACTTCCCGGACATCGAGGTGTTCGAGCTGGCCACCGACTGGAAGGGCGACGTCGCCTCCGCCAAGCTCCAGTCCACCCTGGCCGCCCACCCCGACATCAACGGCATCTACATGCAGGCCGGCGGGGTCTTCCTGCAGCCCACCCTCGCGCTCCTGGAACAGAAGAAGCTGCTGAAGCCGGCCCGTACGGCGGGCCACATCACCATCATCTCCAACGACGGCATCCCGGAGGAGTTCGACGCCATCAAGGCCGGGAAGATCGACGCCACCATCTCCCAGCCCGCCGACCTGTACGCGAAGTACGCCCTGTACTACGCCAAGGCGGCGCTGGACGGGAAGACTTTCAAGGAGGGTCCGACCGACCACGACTCCACCATCATCAAGATCCCGAACGGCTTCGAGGACCAGCTCCCCGCGCCGCTCGTGACCAAGGACAACGTCGACGACCCGAAGCTGTGGGCCAACCAGCTGGAGAAGAAGAGCTAGCCATGGACCAGGCACCACCGCCCGCCGTACAGGCGGAAGGCGTCGTCAAACGCTTCGGGCCGACCGTCGCGCTCGACGGGGTGAAGCTCACCGTGCGGCCGGGCGA
It encodes the following:
- the mshC gene encoding cysteine--1-D-myo-inosityl 2-amino-2-deoxy-alpha-D-glucopyranoside ligase, whose amino-acid sequence is MHAWPASEVPALPGKGRDLRIHDTATGGRITLDPGPVARIYVCGITPYDATHMGHAATYNAFDLVQRVWLDTKRQVHYVQNVTDVDDPLLERAVRDGQDWTELAERETALFREDMTALRMLPPQHYIGAVEAIPGIVPLVERLRDAGAAYDLDGDVYFSVDTDPHFGEVSNLDAEAMRLLSAERGGDPERPGKKNPLDPMLWMAAREGEPSWDGGSLGAGRPGWHIECVAIALDHLGMGFDIQGGGSDLAFPHHEMGASHAQVLTGEHPFAQAYVHAGMVGLDGEKMSKSRGNLVFVSTLRRDGVDPAAIRLALLSHHYRSDWEWTDQILADAVARLARWRAAVSRPDGLSADALVEEVRAALADDLDAPAALAAVDRWAERQTAEGGTDEGAPGLVSRTVDALLGVAL
- a CDS encoding NPCBM/NEW2 domain-containing protein; this encodes MQSSTRIRSAVVAALLGLLAVLTGPGSARAADPAPAGTTVGDLTGFSADGPVYRLTAGAAKARVSFVSEETFRIELAPDGTFQDPAGDAIVLPQGKPPRTRWKERADRYDLSTGSVTLRVYKSPLRFALYRADGSRVWSEAKGLSWDADKTTQTLARGADEQFYGAGMQNGRGNTSHRDKTVEVGVDYNWNDGGHPNSVPFYLSSAGYGVFRNTFAPGTYAFTDPVTTTEQEQRFDAYYFAGDSAKDVIGQYTKLTGKPFLPPVYGLEMGDSDCYLHNANRGERRTLDALKVANGYVENDMPNGWMLVNDGYGCGYEDLAETAKGLQDRDMELGLWTEDGIDKIGDQVRAGQRVAKLDVAWVGDGYKFALDGCKDAYKGIEDNSDARGFTYAPESWSGAQRCGVQWSGDQSGSWEYIRWQIPTYAGATMSGLAYTTGDVDGIFGGSAKTYTRDLQWKMFLGTTMTMDGWAASDKQPFRYGEPYTSINRDYLKLKESLLPYQYSYAHEATETGVGMVRPLALEYPDDPKAATDAAKYEFMSGEDFLVAPVYQDSTERDGIYLPKGTWTDYWTGRTYQGPTTVDGYSAPLDTLPLFVKGGASVPMWPGIRSYKDRTAGSPLAWDIYPQGTSSFTLYEDDGVTREHRDGAYATQTADVRAPAEGAGDITVNIGESKGKFTGKQSTRPYEFTVHTGSEPGAVKLAGKLPRLGSAAAYAKAKQGWWYDRDDRGGVVKIKTAPLSTGKKFSLKLEDTSAVGGRNASATASLSVPQGQETGAGTASTVAVDVTAGKADVTGAALTLDVPEGWQVTPAKTVDRIPAGTTRRVEVRVTPAEDAKAGEARVTALARYRSAGESRTAAQRFAASVMPAPPSGEVWASDLEWLTSANGYGPAERDRSNGESGAADGHPLTLAGKVYEKGIGTHADSDIEVYLGGQCAKFTADAGIDDEIDGYGEVAFSVEADGKVLWTSPKVTGASETVPVDVDVTGARHVRLKVTDTNGSKTGDHGDWGAARFVCS
- a CDS encoding PAC2 family protein; protein product: MIELEGVPELIDPVMVAAFEGWNDAGDAASTAVAHLDREWKGEVFAALDAEDYYDFQVNRPTVFLDGGVRKITWPTTRLSVVRIGGDKPRDLVLVRGIEPSMRWRSFCNEILGFAHELGVEMVVVLGALLGDTPHTRPVPVSGVTSDPDLARTMDLEETRYEGPTGIVGILQEACTHAGVPAVSLWAAVPHYVSQPPNPKATLALLNRLEDLIGLRIPLGELPEDARAWQLGVDQLAAEDSEVAEYVQTLEEARDTAELPEASGEAIAREFERYLRRRDPGPGGPPGGHATEGGDGTYLRDTSSGRTRPPKPIRPETGPGPVSGPGGGAGTGPDTGGSGPAEASDGPQDGGAQDAGPQDGGAQEDGPGNGPDAGPDRPSED
- a CDS encoding enolase C-terminal domain-like protein; the protein is MSQTVTDFEVHDIRFPTSEQLDGSDAMNPDPDYSAAYVVLRTDARDGAGAGAEGHGFCFTIGRGNEVMAAAIEALRPHLTGRPVPRTAAALGALYRELTHDSQLRWLGPEKGVMHMAAGAVVNAAWDLAAKLADRPVWQFLAEMTPEDLVSLVDFRYLTDALTPDEALAILRGAEPGRAARAERLRAEGYPAYTTSPGWLGYSDDKLVRLAKEAVADGFTQIKLKVGGDIGDDVRRMALAREAVGTDVRIAVDANQRWDVADAVEWMNRLAPYEPHWIEEPTSPDDILGHAAVRAGQPVKVATGEHVANRVVFKQLLQAGAVDFVQIDAARVAGVNENLAILLLAAKYGVPVCPHAGGVGLCELVQHLSMFDYVAVSGTWDDRVIEYVDHLHEHFVDPTVIEAGRYTAPVSPGFSARMRPESIAAHRYPEGPVWQARRTTEEDAR
- a CDS encoding SDR family oxidoreductase — translated: MTGTRDFEGMNALVTGGASGIGAAVATLLLERGARVAVLDRDTKGAPEGTLAVEADVTDDAAVRAAVDRAAAELGSLHTLVSNAGIGSIGTVEDNDDTEWARVLDVNVLGMVRTARHALPHLRAAVAERPGAVSITQTCSIAATAGLPQRALYSASKGAVLSLTLAMAADHVREGIRVNCVNPGTADTPWIGRLLGRAEDPDAERAALDARQPLGRLVSADEVAAAIVYLAGPAAASVTGTALAVDGGMQGLRLRPAGS
- a CDS encoding sugar ABC transporter substrate-binding protein, whose translation is MRVRTTSAAACAVLLAVTALAGCNRESSDSGAGGGKVGIDLPRSDSDFWNSYQNYVQKGVKDGEVEALPLTNSQNDIGKLVANVQTFSDQGAKAVVMAPQDTGAIAESLNTLNEKKIPVISVDTRPDKGDVYMVVRADNKAYGTNACKYLGEQLKGKGKVVEFQGDLSSINGRDRSEAFKACMDKDFPDIEVFELATDWKGDVASAKLQSTLAAHPDINGIYMQAGGVFLQPTLALLEQKKLLKPARTAGHITIISNDGIPEEFDAIKAGKIDATISQPADLYAKYALYYAKAALDGKTFKEGPTDHDSTIIKIPNGFEDQLPAPLVTKDNVDDPKLWANQLEKKS